A part of Neoarius graeffei isolate fNeoGra1 chromosome 8, fNeoGra1.pri, whole genome shotgun sequence genomic DNA contains:
- the LOC132890290 gene encoding C-C motif chemokine 17-like: MSRVCLVLGFILIMALYSDAMPHSLNSIQCCFKYFKGRIPPEKIKMVEKISSKCAAHGFIVTMDNKVVCVRKNPWKK, translated from the exons ATGAGTCGTGTGTGTTTGGTCCTGGGGTTCATCCTGATCATGGCACTCTATTCAGATGCTATGC CACACAGCCTTAATTCCATCCAGTGCTGTTTCAAGTATTTTAAAGGCAGAATTCCTCCTGAGAAGATCAAGATGGTTGAAAAGATAAGCTCAAAGTGTGCAGCACACGGCTTCAT tgttacgATGGATAACAAGGTTGTCTGTGTTCGCAAAAACCCCtggaaaaaataa